One window from the genome of Litoribacterium kuwaitense encodes:
- a CDS encoding PaaI family thioesterase has protein sequence MNLLTHLGIESLHVSKDKVILRMPVLPVVHQPMGFLHGGASVTLAETAASLGALEHCGEQQIPVGLEINANHLRPMSSGWLVATAQPIHSGRSTMVWDIRLTNQDTEKLICIARCTIAIKSVE, from the coding sequence ATGAATTTACTTACTCACCTTGGCATCGAGTCTTTACACGTATCAAAGGACAAAGTTATCTTACGAATGCCCGTTCTCCCTGTTGTGCACCAACCGATGGGCTTTCTCCACGGAGGTGCCTCCGTGACACTTGCAGAAACAGCAGCGAGCCTCGGCGCACTTGAACATTGCGGGGAACAGCAAATCCCTGTAGGTCTTGAAATTAATGCCAACCATTTGCGACCGATGTCATCCGGCTGGCTCGTAGCAACAGCACAACCGATTCATAGCGGCCGTTCTACAATGGTTTGGGATATTCGCCTCACTAATCAAGATACCGAGAAGTTAATTTGCATTGCTAGATGTACTATAGCAATCAAATCTGTCGAATGA
- a CDS encoding redoxin domain-containing protein — translation MSKISWRRLLVTLFLLGLVTWLGVDFFVQQQEASKAESEPVWLTGPDAEMQQASSGLEIGDQAPDFKLNDLSGKEVKLSDYRGQEVLVNFWASWCEPCKEEMPVFQSYYESDGQRVEILAVNATNTERSVKDVETFVEANGFTFPILLDRDATSVEDYLAFYLPVTYKIDEEGKISDLHRGPLTHDMMDEWLST, via the coding sequence ATGTCTAAAATATCGTGGCGGCGACTGCTCGTTACTTTATTTTTGTTGGGCTTAGTGACTTGGCTAGGCGTTGATTTCTTTGTACAGCAACAAGAAGCGAGTAAGGCTGAAAGTGAACCGGTCTGGCTGACGGGGCCAGATGCAGAGATGCAGCAGGCGTCGTCTGGATTAGAGATTGGTGATCAAGCGCCTGATTTTAAGCTGAATGACTTAAGCGGCAAGGAAGTAAAGCTTTCAGATTACCGTGGGCAGGAGGTCTTGGTTAATTTTTGGGCTTCTTGGTGTGAGCCTTGTAAAGAAGAGATGCCTGTTTTTCAGTCTTATTACGAATCTGACGGACAACGTGTCGAGATATTAGCTGTGAACGCGACAAATACCGAACGGAGCGTAAAAGACGTGGAAACCTTTGTCGAAGCCAATGGCTTTACTTTTCCCATCTTACTTGATCGGGATGCCACGTCGGTCGAAGATTATCTCGCGTTTTATTTACCGGTTACTTATAAAATAGACGAAGAGGGAAAGATATCCGATTTGCATCGCGGGCCATTAACCCATGACATGATGGATGAATGGTTGAGCACTTGA
- a CDS encoding TraR/DksA C4-type zinc finger protein produces the protein MISEDELQALKQQIKERLAALQHADDTHEDRLQMGGELSYYDNHPADSGTDLFEREKDQALHEHEDHERQELLFALERINHGTYGICQETGAPIPLERLQALPEARTVATVTADEHLASDRPVEEDILSSMPSSFSQPDDNRYDGEDAWQEVATYGSSDSPSDIQDPAIQNYVDINEANEERVGAVERHDSFMASRDLDGAGHINVQSKSHEAYEDALDDEAQTGEDFLS, from the coding sequence ATGATTTCAGAAGACGAGTTACAAGCACTAAAACAGCAAATTAAAGAACGACTGGCGGCATTACAACATGCAGACGATACACACGAAGATCGTCTGCAAATGGGCGGTGAATTATCTTACTACGATAATCATCCCGCTGATTCCGGAACTGATTTGTTTGAAAGGGAAAAAGATCAGGCACTGCACGAGCATGAGGACCACGAGCGGCAAGAGCTCCTATTTGCGCTTGAACGAATAAATCATGGGACGTATGGCATTTGCCAAGAAACCGGCGCGCCTATTCCTTTAGAACGGCTTCAAGCACTCCCGGAAGCGCGTACTGTGGCAACCGTGACAGCCGATGAACACCTTGCCAGTGACCGTCCTGTAGAAGAGGACATCCTCTCCTCAATGCCTTCCTCCTTTTCTCAGCCCGATGACAATCGTTATGACGGCGAAGATGCATGGCAGGAAGTCGCAACCTACGGAAGCTCTGATTCTCCCTCTGATATTCAAGATCCGGCGATTCAAAACTATGTCGATATAAACGAAGCAAATGAAGAAAGGGTTGGCGCGGTTGAGCGCCACGATTCCTTCATGGCAAGTCGCGATTTGGATGGAGCGGGTCACATAAATGTACAATCTAAGAGCCACGAAGCATACGAAGATGCGTTAGACGATGAAGCACAGACTGGTGAAGACTTCCTGAGCTAA